The Streptomyces lienomycini sequence GCGGCTTGAGCCCGCGGCCCGGCCCGGCGACCTGCCCCTGCGGCGCGGTCGGGTGGCCGGTCCGGCGGCGTGATTCGGCGGCCCGGTCCAGTGGTCTGGTCCGGTGGGCCTGTCCCTGCGGCCCGTTCCGGGGGCTTGACCCCTACGGCCCGCTCGGATGATCTGATCCGGCGGCTTGATTCTGCCGCTCGGTCGAGTGGGCTGTCCCTGCGGTCCGACCCTGCGGCCTGGCCCGGTGACCTGGCCCGGTGACCTGGCTCGGTGGCTGACCCGGCGGCCTGACCCAGCCGTCGGCTTCCGGACCGGCTCGCAAGCCGACTGGCGCACCGGCTCCCGAGCGGCCACGCGCACCGATGACCGAGCGGCCACGCGCACCGGCGACCGAGTGGCCACGCGGACCGGTTCTCAGGCCGCCCCGAAGGCCGAGAAGGCCCAGCCCGTCGCCTGGTGCACCGCGTCGCCCGGCAGCGCGGCCCGGGCGTCGCGCAGCGCCTCCGCCAGGGACAGGCCGGCGTCCAGCCCCTTGTGCAGCGCGAGCATCAGCGGCACCACCGCGGCGTCGTTGACCGGCGCCGTGCACGCCACCACCCCGGCCGTGCCCAGCGGCAGCAGCGCGGTGACCAGGCCGAGCAGCTCGTCGGCGCCGACGGACGCGAAGCGTGCGGTGTCGCAGCACGGCAGGATGATCCGGTACGGGCTGCGGTCCAGCCGTTCGAAGTCGTGCACGATGAGCGGCCCGTCCGCCATCCGCAGCGAGGAGAACAGGGGACTGTCCGCACGGAACGTGCCGTGCGCCGCGATGTGTGCCAACGCGGCCCCGTCCAGCTCCCGCAGCACCCGGGGCACCCGCGCGTCGTCGCCCTCCAGCACGACGGTCCCGCCTCGGGGGGCGGCGCCGTCCCCGGGTACGTCCGGCAGCCCGCGCCCGCCACCGCCGGGACGCCCACGTTCCGAACCACCGTCTTCCCGGAGAGCGGACCGAGCGGACCGAGCGTCCCCCGCGCCGCCGTCGACGGGCCGGGGGTCCCGCGGCGTGCCGCCGTCCGGCGGCACCGCATGTGTCCGGGACCGCTCCCCACGGATCCCTTGCTCCCCTTGCTCCCTCTGGTCCAGGTGCTCCCCGTGGCTCCGGCGGTCCCCCCGCGGCAGCGGCTCCCGCGTTCCTGCCGGGGCTCCCGGCGGTCGCGGCTCCGCCGCGCTCCCTCCCCGCGGCCGCGTCCCGGCGTACCGGGCGGAGAGTTCCGGCACCTCGGCACCGCCGCTCGCCAGTCCCGGGCCGCGGACCAGGAGCTGGCGGCCGCCGGGCGGGGGAGCCGTGTCCCTCGCCCGCAGCCAACTGCTCGCCGACGGCGACACGCTAAGGACCCGTTCGCGCAGCGCGGGCAGCAGGGCCCACGGCACCCGGTGCAGCCGGCCCGGCGGGACCACGACGACCGGGCCGGAACCGAGGTGCGCCGCGGCGGGTCCGAGCAGCAACTCCTGAAGACGCGCGCCCGCCGCCTCCACCAACGGCAGGCGTGCCTCCGCCCCCGGATGGGCCAGCCGCCGCAGACCGGCCTGTACGTGCTCGGCCTCGCCCTCCGCCTCGGCCAGCAGCCCGGCCTCGAACCGTCGTACCCGCCCCTGCCCGCACAGCAGTACGTGCACCCGCCCGTCGAGCACCGCCAGCTCCACCAGCCGTACGTCGTCGCCCAGCCGCCGCAGCAGCCGCGCCACGTCGAACCGGTCGCCGTCGCCGGGCGCCTCGCCCCGCATGTGCAGGGTGCGGGAGCGGATCTCCCGTTCCAGGCGCCGCTGTTCGCGCTCCAGGGCGGGAGCGGGCCGGCCGCCCTCCGAGCGGGCCTCGTCCGCGCGGGAGGCCAGCTCCCGGAACGCCGTCATGGTGCTCAGCAGCACCGGGTCGGCGGGCGGCCGGGTCGGCGGCGCCGACAGCACCGTAGCCCGCCAGCGCTCGCTCCACCCGAGCAACCGCCGCGGTCCGCCCGACACCAGCGACGCGCGCTGCGCCAACGCCGCCAGCTCCGCGCCCTGCGCGGTGGCCCGGGCCCGCAACTCCGAGGCGCCCAGCGTCATCCGGTGGTCGTCGAGGACGTCCAGGCCGCGCCGGCAGGCCTCCAGCACGCCCCGCGCCGACCCGGCCGCCCGCGCCCGCAGGGCCTGCGCCGCCCAGCCCGTCATCCGGGCCAGCGGCGGCCCGCTGTGCCGGCTGCGCGCGGCCACCGCAAGGTGCCGCTCCGCGTCCGCCGTCCAGCCGAGGTCCAGCGCGATCCGGCCCGCCAGCAGCGACGCCTCCGGCGCGGCCGGCGCCCCGAAGGCCACCAGCCGCTCCGCCACCGCGGCCGCGTCCGCGACCAGCCGGCCCGACCCGCGGCCCGTGGCGACCCGCGCCTCGATCAGCACCAGCCGGGCGTGCGTCTCGTACCAGGTGCGCCGCTGCCCGGCGAACAGCCGTACCGCGACGGCCGCGCGCGCGAGCGCGGTCTGCGGCTCGCCCGCCAGCCGGGCCGCCCGCGCCGCCACCAGCAGCAGCTCCGCCTTGCGGGTGGACTGCCCGCCGATCCCGTCCAGCGCGGCGACCGCCGCGTCCGCCTCGGTCAGCGCCTCCGTGGCGAGACCCGCCGCCATCAGCACCTCGCAGCGCCGGATGGTGAGCATGAACGTCGGCGTGCCCAGCTTCGCGTACCGCTCCTCCGCCTCGTCGAGGAGCCGCAGCGCCGCCGGCACGTCACCGGCACGGAACGCCGCCAGCCCCCGGCTCTCCACCGCGTCGGCCTTGTCGTGCTCCTGGCCCGTGGTGTCCCACAGCGCCTCCGCGGCGGTGAAGTCGGCGTCCGCCCGCTCCACCGAGCCGAGCGCCAGATGCACGGTCGCCCGCAGGGTCAGCGCCCGCGCCGTCCAGATCACGTCCTCGGCCTGCCGCAGCACCGGGATCGCCCGCCGCACGTCCTCCAGCGCCTCGCCGTGCCGGCCCAGCACCCACCACACGTACGCACGCCGGTACAGCACCCGCGCCCGCGTGTGCCCGCTCCCGCGCGCCACGCCGCGCTCGAACGCGGCCAGCCCCGCCCGCGTACGCCCCGCGTGCACCAGCGCCACCCCGAGCGTGGCCAGGACGTCCGCCTCCCGTTCGGCGGAGTCGGCACGGGCGGCGAGGTCACGGGCGCGGCGCAGATGGGCCAGGGCCCGGCGGGTGTCGCCGAAGTCCCGCTGCCAGATACCGATCACCTGATGGGCGACCGAGGCGTGCAGCGGCGGGGGATCGGCGCCCAGCAACTCCTCCGCCCGCGTCAGCGCTTCGCCCGGGGCGGCGAACACCATCGGCAGCAGTTCGAGAACCGAGTCGTTTCGCGCCGTCACCCCACGGATGGTAGTGCTCCGGAACCACGTCACACAGGTGCGAGTCTGTATCAATCAGCCGCCCCCGGACTCTGATTGACGACCGCGGTCCCGGCCGTGGTCAGGGCCGCGGTCCCGACCGCGGCCCACGACCGAAGCCGCGACCGTCGTCACCGCCGCCGCCTCAGTGGAGGACAAGCCATGGCACCACAGCGATTCCGCGAGCAGTTCGACCAGATCCAGCGCTCGATGCCGGACGTCCCGCTGGTGATGGGCCCGGACGACTCCGCCGAGTTCTTCTACGAGAAGGGCGTCGTCCTCGCCCGCGACGGCGAGGAGGCCCGCCTCGTCGAGGACACCGTGCGCGACCACTTCACCACCATGGCCGGCCTGACACCGGACCACGTGCGCCGGACGAGCCCCGAGACCAACCGCACCGGCATCACCCGCATCCAGGTCGCCGACCCCGGCGAGGGCGACGGCGGCGGCGACCCCACCGTCGCCCACGCCCTGCGCTCCCTGAGAACGATGGAGGGCCGCGCCGGCCGCCGGCTGATCAGCCGCAACCACGTCGTCTCCATCGCCGTCAACGCCTGCCCCGGCGACGAGCCCGTGCCCGTCCCCCTGAGCGAGCCGCCGAACCCGGCCGCCGACGGGACGCCGTACGACGCCGGGACGGCCGTCGGCGTCCTCGTCATCGACACCGGTCTCATGCACGACTACCGGTCCTACCCCCTGCTCGCCCACACCGACGGCGACGCACAGATCAAGGAGTGCGACGACGACGGCGTCCTGTGCCAGTACGTCGGCCACGGGACCTTCATCGCCGGGCTCGTCGCCGCCGTCGCCCCCAACACCGAGGTGACGGTCCGCAACACGCTCAACGACGCGGGCGCGATCCTCGAGTCCGAGCTGGGCGAGAAGCTCTTCGAGGCCGTCGACCGCGACGGCTGGCCCGAGGTCCTCAGCCTCTCCGCGGGCACCTCCAACGGCCGCACCGACGGCCTGCTCGGCGTCCACGCCTTCATGGAGGAACTCCGCGGCCGGCGCACCCTCCTG is a genomic window containing:
- a CDS encoding S8/S53 family peptidase — its product is MAPQRFREQFDQIQRSMPDVPLVMGPDDSAEFFYEKGVVLARDGEEARLVEDTVRDHFTTMAGLTPDHVRRTSPETNRTGITRIQVADPGEGDGGGDPTVAHALRSLRTMEGRAGRRLISRNHVVSIAVNACPGDEPVPVPLSEPPNPAADGTPYDAGTAVGVLVIDTGLMHDYRSYPLLAHTDGDAQIKECDDDGVLCQYVGHGTFIAGLVAAVAPNTEVTVRNTLNDAGAILESELGEKLFEAVDRDGWPEVLSLSAGTSNGRTDGLLGVHAFMEELRGRRTLLVAAAGNNASATPFWPAAYATLPGWEDSVLSIGALRCDGEHGACFSNHGAWVRAYAPGERLTSALTGFGTPVPYVYQHSTYDDCRFGFTYPCTCQYPPHNGVLSEPGDAPAKPDQVMFEGHAQWSGTSFATPVVAGLVASRMTAHQETDPRVAGRRLLAATTEYAEVRGAHVPALLPPTWRPVAVDPSAGGS
- a CDS encoding CHAT domain-containing protein, whose protein sequence is MVFAAPGEALTRAEELLGADPPPLHASVAHQVIGIWQRDFGDTRRALAHLRRARDLAARADSAEREADVLATLGVALVHAGRTRAGLAAFERGVARGSGHTRARVLYRRAYVWWVLGRHGEALEDVRRAIPVLRQAEDVIWTARALTLRATVHLALGSVERADADFTAAEALWDTTGQEHDKADAVESRGLAAFRAGDVPAALRLLDEAEERYAKLGTPTFMLTIRRCEVLMAAGLATEALTEADAAVAALDGIGGQSTRKAELLLVAARAARLAGEPQTALARAAVAVRLFAGQRRTWYETHARLVLIEARVATGRGSGRLVADAAAVAERLVAFGAPAAPEASLLAGRIALDLGWTADAERHLAVAARSRHSGPPLARMTGWAAQALRARAAGSARGVLEACRRGLDVLDDHRMTLGASELRARATAQGAELAALAQRASLVSGGPRRLLGWSERWRATVLSAPPTRPPADPVLLSTMTAFRELASRADEARSEGGRPAPALEREQRRLEREIRSRTLHMRGEAPGDGDRFDVARLLRRLGDDVRLVELAVLDGRVHVLLCGQGRVRRFEAGLLAEAEGEAEHVQAGLRRLAHPGAEARLPLVEAAGARLQELLLGPAAAHLGSGPVVVVPPGRLHRVPWALLPALRERVLSVSPSASSWLRARDTAPPPGGRQLLVRGPGLASGGAEVPELSARYAGTRPRGGSAAEPRPPGAPAGTREPLPRGDRRSHGEHLDQREQGEQGIRGERSRTHAVPPDGGTPRDPRPVDGGAGDARSARSALREDGGSERGRPGGGGRGLPDVPGDGAAPRGGTVVLEGDDARVPRVLRELDGAALAHIAAHGTFRADSPLFSSLRMADGPLIVHDFERLDRSPYRIILPCCDTARFASVGADELLGLVTALLPLGTAGVVACTAPVNDAAVVPLMLALHKGLDAGLSLAEALRDARAALPGDAVHQATGWAFSAFGAA